The following are from one region of the Candidatus Protochlamydia phocaeensis genome:
- a CDS encoding M48 family metallopeptidase, which produces MAVRSVKGLHWQDEQEMREAVKTWAIKMGVKLPSLQIRLLKNKWGSISTKGRMILNAELLELPKELGEYVIVHELVHILAPNHGKVF; this is translated from the coding sequence ATGGCAGTTCGCTCTGTAAAGGGCTTACATTGGCAAGATGAGCAAGAAATGCGGGAAGCTGTAAAGACTTGGGCCATTAAAATGGGGGTGAAGCTTCCTAGCCTTCAAATCCGCCTTCTTAAAAATAAATGGGGATCTATTTCCACAAAAGGTCGAATGATCCTTAATGCGGAGCTCTTAGAACTTCCTAAAGAACTTGGCGAGTATGTCATTGTTCATGAACTTGTCCATATCCTCGCTCCTAATCATGGCAAAGTCTTTTAG